The Faecalibacter sp. LW9 genome has a segment encoding these proteins:
- a CDS encoding peptide chain release factor 3 translates to MSLEKEINKRKTFGIIAHPDAGKTTLTEKLLLFGGAIQEAGAVKSNKIKKGATSDFMEIERQRGISVATSVLAFEYKGKKINILDTPGHKDFAEDTYRTLTAVDSAIVVIDVAKGVEEQTIKLVEVCRMRNIPMLVFINKMDREGRDAFDLMDEVETKLGLSITPLSWPIGIGATFKGIYNIWEKNINIFSGDNKQKISETTQIEDLQSEELDQLIGNDYAENLRNELDLVNGVYPAFDANEYMAGNLQPVFFGSALNNFGVRELLNAFVDIAPTPQAKETDVRIVEPYENKFSGFVFKIHANMDPKHRDRLAFVKIVSGKFERNTNYYHVRQGKSMKFASPNAFFADKKEVVDESYAGDIVGLHDTGNFRIGDTLTSGEKFNFKGIPAFSPEHFRYINNADPMKAKQLEKGIDQLMDEGVAQLFTLEMNNRKVIGTVGALQYEVIQYRLEHEYGAKATYEPFSVHKACWVEVENENSEEFKEFKRVKQRYLARDKYNQLVFLADSAFTIQMTQEKFPSIKLHFVSEF, encoded by the coding sequence ATGTCTTTAGAAAAAGAAATCAATAAACGTAAGACCTTTGGTATTATTGCCCATCCTGATGCTGGTAAAACTACCTTAACAGAAAAATTATTATTATTTGGTGGTGCCATTCAAGAAGCTGGTGCTGTAAAAAGTAATAAAATCAAAAAAGGGGCTACTTCCGATTTCATGGAGATTGAACGTCAACGTGGAATCTCGGTTGCAACTTCGGTTTTAGCGTTCGAATATAAAGGAAAGAAAATTAACATTTTAGATACGCCTGGTCACAAAGACTTTGCGGAAGATACTTACCGAACATTAACTGCAGTAGACTCAGCAATTGTTGTAATCGATGTTGCAAAAGGGGTCGAAGAACAAACGATCAAATTAGTTGAGGTATGTCGTATGCGTAACATTCCAATGTTGGTTTTCATCAACAAAATGGACCGTGAAGGAAGAGACGCTTTCGACTTAATGGATGAGGTTGAAACAAAATTAGGTTTATCTATCACTCCATTATCATGGCCAATTGGTATTGGTGCTACTTTCAAAGGAATCTACAACATTTGGGAAAAAAACATTAATATCTTCTCAGGTGATAACAAACAAAAGATTTCTGAAACGACACAAATCGAGGATTTACAAAGTGAAGAATTGGATCAATTAATCGGAAACGATTATGCTGAAAACTTACGCAATGAATTGGATTTAGTCAATGGTGTTTATCCAGCGTTTGATGCAAACGAATATATGGCAGGTAACTTACAACCTGTCTTCTTTGGATCAGCATTAAATAACTTTGGAGTTCGCGAATTATTAAATGCTTTCGTTGACATTGCTCCTACTCCTCAAGCCAAAGAAACCGACGTACGCATCGTTGAGCCTTATGAAAATAAATTCTCAGGATTTGTTTTTAAAATTCATGCCAACATGGATCCTAAACACCGTGATCGTTTAGCATTCGTTAAAATTGTTTCTGGAAAATTTGAACGTAATACAAACTATTACCATGTTCGTCAAGGAAAATCAATGAAATTTGCTTCACCGAATGCCTTTTTCGCTGATAAAAAAGAAGTGGTTGATGAATCATATGCAGGTGATATCGTCGGTTTACACGATACAGGAAACTTCCGTATCGGAGACACTTTGACATCGGGTGAAAAATTTAACTTCAAAGGAATTCCAGCTTTCTCTCCAGAACATTTCCGATACATTAACAATGCGGATCCAATGAAAGCAAAACAATTGGAGAAAGGTATTGATCAGTTAATGGATGAAGGTGTTGCCCAATTGTTTACATTGGAGATGAACAACCGAAAAGTCATCGGAACGGTAGGAGCATTACAGTACGAAGTTATTCAGTACCGTTTAGAACATGAGTATGGGGCAAAAGCAACTTATGAGCCTTTTTCTGTACACAAAGCATGTTGGGTAGAAGTTGAGAATGAAAATTCTGAAGAGTTTAAAGAATTTAAACGTGTTAAACAACGTTATTTAGCGCGTGATAAATACAATCAATTGGTATTTTTAGCCGATTCTGCTTTTACAATTCAAATGACACAAGAGAAATTTCCATCCATTAAATTACACTTTGTAAGCGAATTTTAA
- a CDS encoding PorP/SprF family type IX secretion system membrane protein, which produces MKKLAILCLLLCSVKNVNAQQGLPFYNHYLVGDKMLINPAYAGQDPNVISINGTHRNQWDDLPDSPSTQTVSAHGTIVDRLAVGAYFFNDRNGATKLTGFNLTAAYHIPLDDRSYSEDAEESAFSFGVGASNVSQRFDFSRVVAENPNDPALQTDSYNAFFLNLGISVKYMNFTAGVSVLDIPLGENLYFLNNIEPLPTWYYMNLAYNWYLTEGIKIQPSVVYNLNSNSDRHLDVNLLGHFGFGDNDQGVAIGVGYKQGLDKNGNQPLFVSPILKAKIGSIKAGISYDIGLSDFQVDGRKQGFLFSLGFDLQNPWGDRYY; this is translated from the coding sequence ATGAAAAAACTTGCAATACTATGTTTACTATTATGTTCAGTAAAGAATGTAAATGCTCAACAAGGTTTGCCATTTTATAATCACTACTTGGTTGGAGATAAAATGCTGATAAATCCAGCATATGCAGGTCAAGACCCGAATGTAATATCTATAAACGGTACACATAGAAATCAATGGGATGATTTACCTGATAGTCCGAGCACGCAAACTGTCAGTGCGCATGGAACTATTGTAGATCGCTTAGCAGTTGGAGCTTACTTTTTTAACGATCGTAATGGAGCAACAAAATTAACAGGATTCAATTTAACGGCAGCGTATCATATTCCTTTAGATGATCGTTCGTATTCAGAAGATGCTGAAGAAAGTGCCTTCTCTTTTGGGGTAGGTGCGTCTAATGTTTCACAACGTTTTGATTTTTCGCGTGTTGTTGCTGAAAATCCAAATGATCCTGCTTTACAAACCGATTCTTACAATGCATTTTTCTTAAATTTAGGGATTTCGGTAAAGTACATGAATTTCACTGCTGGAGTTTCAGTATTGGATATTCCATTGGGAGAAAACTTATATTTCTTAAATAACATCGAGCCATTGCCAACATGGTATTATATGAATTTAGCCTACAACTGGTATTTAACGGAAGGGATAAAAATTCAACCATCGGTAGTATATAATTTAAATTCAAATTCAGATCGTCATTTAGATGTTAATTTATTGGGTCATTTTGGATTTGGAGACAACGACCAAGGGGTAGCGATTGGTGTCGGATACAAACAAGGATTAGACAAAAACGGAAATCAGCCGTTATTTGTTTCTCCCATCTTAAAAGCTAAAATTGGTTCAATTAAAGCTGGAATTTCATATGATATTGGTTTATCTGATTTTCAAGTGGATGGACGCAAACAAGGTTTCTTATTTAGCTTAGGGTTTGATTTACAAAATCCTTGGGGAGATCGTTATTATTAA
- a CDS encoding nuclease-related domain-containing protein: MMWIGIGVVLAVYIGIRLYYFNRKITEAQRKGEQGEKEIRRQLSRLDRSKYTIINDVRFMIKGKVSQIDHIIVSDYGLFVIETKNYKGIIYGDENSTYWKQVIYQYKNNFYNPIKQNLGHIYALNFVLRRLLTLNYFSFVVFTHRSQLKVKTMTPVVYPHQLIKKIKSQKTICISPALKRKIIQEIHVSNLNSKIRA, from the coding sequence ATGATGTGGATAGGAATAGGAGTCGTTTTGGCTGTTTATATTGGGATAAGATTATATTATTTTAATCGAAAAATAACTGAGGCGCAACGTAAAGGAGAGCAAGGAGAAAAAGAAATCAGACGACAGTTAAGTCGGTTGGATCGGTCGAAATATACGATTATAAATGATGTTCGATTTATGATAAAGGGAAAGGTTTCGCAAATAGATCATATCATTGTTTCAGATTATGGTTTGTTTGTCATTGAGACCAAAAATTATAAAGGGATTATTTATGGGGATGAAAATAGTACCTATTGGAAGCAAGTCATCTATCAATACAAAAATAATTTTTATAACCCCATTAAGCAGAATTTGGGACATATTTATGCACTCAATTTTGTTTTGCGGAGATTGCTTACGTTAAATTATTTTTCGTTTGTGGTATTTACTCATCGAAGTCAATTGAAGGTGAAAACAATGACTCCTGTCGTTTATCCTCATCAATTGATCAAAAAGATAAAATCTCAAAAAACAATTTGTATTTCGCCTGCTTTAAAACGAAAAATTATTCAAGAAATTCATGTTTCTAATTTAAATTCTAAAATAAGAGCATAA
- a CDS encoding DUF4197 domain-containing protein: MKKTILALAFLSGFATMSQAQDFKSILGGLLKGNTANTSTTTNDTTKSTADTIATTSNVASPQLNTNLSNSTIASGLKEALSIGLNDGIKALGQKNGFYNSSVAKILMPEELQNVEKTLRSVGLGSIADKGVKLLNSAAEDAVTEAAPIFVNALTSMSFTDAKSILLDGDNAATNYLKSKTSSDLATTFQPKISASLNKVGANKVWNQMITKYNAISGKNITPDLDRYVTEQAINGVFNMVAEKEKGIRNNSVLQTTTLLQQVFGGKN; the protein is encoded by the coding sequence ATGAAAAAAACAATTTTGGCTTTAGCATTTCTTTCAGGATTTGCAACCATGTCACAAGCACAAGATTTTAAATCTATACTAGGTGGATTATTAAAAGGTAATACAGCCAATACATCTACAACAACGAATGATACAACGAAAAGTACAGCTGATACTATAGCAACTACTTCTAATGTTGCATCACCTCAATTAAATACAAATTTATCAAACAGTACGATTGCTTCTGGTTTGAAAGAAGCTTTATCGATTGGATTAAATGATGGAATTAAAGCATTAGGACAAAAAAACGGGTTTTATAACAGTAGTGTAGCCAAAATCTTAATGCCAGAAGAACTGCAAAATGTTGAAAAAACTTTACGTTCTGTCGGATTAGGAAGTATTGCCGATAAAGGGGTTAAACTTTTGAATTCTGCGGCTGAAGATGCTGTAACCGAAGCGGCTCCAATTTTTGTAAATGCACTGACGTCTATGTCTTTTACGGATGCTAAAAGTATTCTTTTGGATGGAGATAATGCCGCAACAAATTATCTTAAATCAAAAACGAGTTCTGATTTAGCGACTACATTTCAACCTAAAATTAGCGCATCGTTAAACAAGGTGGGTGCAAACAAAGTCTGGAACCAAATGATTACAAAATACAATGCGATTTCAGGTAAAAATATTACGCCAGATTTAGATCGTTATGTAACTGAACAAGCCATTAATGGCGTTTTTAATATGGTCGCTGAAAAAGAGAAAGGGATTAGAAACAATTCCGTTTTACAAACAACGACTTTGTTACAACAAGTTTTTGGTGGTAAAAATTAA
- a CDS encoding T9SS type B sorting domain-containing protein, whose protein sequence is MKNIYTLLVGIIFWFSFNTISYAQQRPTITPLTGGFTFPNQIVEEHPVAFRANSTDCAISFTRYYKYYSFKANFDMVFAFDLIANTPDFRFVIWKLNAGQPAESIFENTSTIRPNRTVENGHLNKGMAETEAEICESYSTPNNNGYVRAFAQEEILKKDETVVIAVYGNRVTDTFDLKINVAEERTLDIFNTRCQEEGYSANEILNGVIASSGSSMVTLYRDAMFQEPIGIGGNLTTPQTIYAQVKDATGKLIYIYTIPIVFRPNYTFQITPIQYKICGYTFNVNADDIIRKAIGPSENASDFRVNWVEVYGSQYENGQNIYLGERVSIATAEITYIGRNACPTTTTFTFEIINVEFEPTESPRLSTCSETYEIQFEELKRLLSIPVDYDFRLYASNGQEIVDGTNYLLTHDTTVIQYEVIHQETGCVSARSTFEIVKLSALPIVDVSLTSCLEDLSREMVQQKIEELKNGTNARLNYYYSGQMYSEEELYALIATQREGRIEARIAEGCEGMKYFNFLISESSISIHEENFIHAETCQAIETTINFNQEQLIGLALQNLINPQSASNYEFKFFDELGSQITTIENLNAERRLKVIVNKIDEACTTSYSLILKRYNQPVVSEPANELTASCDQTITFTTAQLVDLFGADITRYQYSIELNRAYPLSFNGTDRVIFPISFYEEESCQVTKELVILKGADLDVDVSVIQQTILANPYRFCGTIQRIDVEIYLENYINQILGLYPNLRTADTIASYANQMIANDGEVVVVFNDPLQCGTKEVRFTYSPYPMPQLELDSRVVVCTDEMYVLELSDYTTVRVWKETGEEIFGTGNRFGLTVGNYTVEVTNEYGCTISKTIQVVNAPLPIITEIVLKQDAIEVIVDGNGGTLEYSLDDRHWQTSNQFTGIQKGISYTVYVRENGCSTVSIPDVVYLNLPNFISPNGDGKNDFWEPIGAKTSLDVRIKIFNRYGKVVYEAEGPNALQWDGTNHGKPLASDSYWYFIEYIDQKAVIKLKYQGYITIKSHF, encoded by the coding sequence ATGAAAAATATATACACTTTATTAGTGGGAATCATTTTTTGGTTCTCATTTAATACTATCAGTTATGCACAGCAACGTCCAACAATTACTCCATTAACGGGCGGTTTTACATTTCCGAATCAAATTGTTGAAGAACATCCGGTTGCTTTTCGCGCCAACTCTACGGATTGTGCAATTAGTTTTACGCGTTATTATAAATATTATTCTTTCAAGGCTAATTTCGATATGGTATTTGCATTTGATTTAATTGCCAATACGCCAGATTTTCGTTTTGTTATTTGGAAATTAAATGCAGGTCAACCGGCTGAAAGCATTTTTGAAAATACTTCGACTATTCGTCCGAACCGTACCGTTGAAAATGGTCATCTGAATAAAGGAATGGCCGAAACGGAAGCTGAAATTTGTGAAAGTTATTCAACACCGAATAATAACGGATATGTAAGAGCCTTTGCACAAGAGGAAATATTAAAGAAAGATGAAACGGTTGTCATTGCTGTTTATGGTAATCGAGTAACCGATACGTTTGACCTTAAGATTAATGTAGCAGAAGAACGCACATTGGATATTTTTAACACGCGTTGTCAGGAAGAAGGCTACTCAGCAAATGAGATTCTTAATGGGGTAATTGCATCAAGTGGATCATCTATGGTCACTTTGTATCGTGATGCAATGTTTCAAGAACCTATAGGAATAGGAGGAAATTTAACGACTCCTCAAACGATTTATGCACAAGTAAAAGATGCTACAGGTAAACTTATTTATATCTATACCATTCCAATTGTTTTCCGACCAAATTACACGTTTCAAATTACCCCTATACAATATAAAATTTGTGGGTATACATTTAATGTAAATGCTGATGATATTATTCGAAAAGCTATTGGTCCATCAGAAAATGCATCGGACTTCAGAGTAAATTGGGTAGAGGTGTACGGAAGCCAATATGAGAATGGTCAAAACATTTATTTGGGTGAAAGAGTTTCAATTGCAACAGCTGAAATAACTTATATTGGAAGAAATGCTTGTCCGACGACGACGACGTTTACATTTGAGATTATCAATGTTGAATTTGAACCTACTGAATCACCGCGTTTATCTACTTGTTCAGAAACTTACGAAATTCAATTTGAAGAATTAAAGCGTCTATTATCTATACCTGTCGATTACGATTTCCGATTATATGCGTCTAACGGTCAAGAAATTGTTGATGGAACAAATTATTTGTTAACTCACGATACAACAGTTATTCAATATGAAGTTATCCACCAAGAAACGGGATGTGTTAGTGCTCGATCAACTTTTGAAATTGTAAAATTAAGCGCTTTACCTATCGTAGATGTTTCTCTTACTTCATGCCTTGAAGATTTGTCGCGTGAAATGGTTCAACAAAAAATAGAAGAACTTAAGAATGGGACCAATGCTCGTTTGAATTACTACTATTCGGGTCAGATGTATTCGGAAGAGGAATTATATGCTTTGATTGCAACGCAACGTGAAGGTCGAATCGAAGCACGAATAGCTGAAGGATGCGAAGGAATGAAATACTTTAACTTTTTGATTTCTGAAAGTTCAATTTCAATTCATGAAGAAAATTTCATTCATGCAGAAACTTGTCAAGCCATAGAAACGACGATCAATTTTAATCAAGAGCAACTGATCGGATTAGCATTGCAAAATCTAATAAATCCACAATCGGCATCAAATTATGAATTCAAATTTTTTGATGAATTAGGAAGCCAAATCACAACGATTGAAAATTTAAATGCAGAGCGCCGTTTAAAAGTTATCGTAAATAAAATAGATGAGGCATGTACAACATCTTATTCGTTAATTTTAAAACGCTACAATCAACCAGTTGTTTCTGAACCAGCAAACGAATTAACTGCTTCTTGCGATCAAACCATTACGTTTACAACTGCGCAATTGGTAGATTTATTTGGAGCAGATATTACAAGATATCAATATTCAATTGAACTGAATCGTGCTTATCCATTAAGTTTTAATGGAACTGATCGTGTGATATTTCCAATTTCATTTTATGAAGAGGAAAGCTGTCAAGTAACCAAAGAGCTTGTAATCTTAAAAGGTGCAGATTTGGATGTTGACGTGTCTGTTATTCAACAAACTATTTTAGCGAATCCATATCGTTTTTGTGGAACAATTCAACGTATAGATGTTGAAATTTATTTAGAAAATTACATCAATCAAATTTTAGGCTTATATCCAAATTTAAGAACTGCAGATACAATTGCATCTTATGCTAATCAAATGATTGCAAATGATGGAGAGGTAGTCGTTGTGTTTAATGATCCTTTACAATGTGGAACGAAAGAAGTTCGTTTTACTTACTCCCCTTACCCAATGCCTCAACTCGAACTGGACTCTCGTGTAGTAGTATGTACAGATGAAATGTATGTATTAGAATTAAGCGATTATACAACTGTACGTGTATGGAAAGAAACAGGAGAAGAAATTTTTGGCACGGGGAATCGTTTTGGATTAACGGTAGGAAATTATACAGTTGAGGTAACAAATGAATATGGATGTACAATTTCCAAAACAATTCAAGTCGTAAATGCTCCGCTTCCTATCATCACGGAAATTGTATTAAAACAAGATGCTATTGAGGTTATTGTTGATGGAAATGGAGGCACATTAGAATATTCATTGGATGACCGTCATTGGCAGACATCAAATCAATTCACAGGCATTCAAAAAGGAATTTCATATACTGTTTATGTTAGAGAGAATGGTTGTTCAACGGTTTCTATACCTGATGTTGTATATCTTAATTTACCAAATTTTATCTCTCCAAATGGAGATGGAAAAAATGATTTTTGGGAACCAATTGGAGCAAAAACATCTTTGGATGTACGAATTAAGATTTTTAATCGTTATGGTAAAGTAGTTTATGAAGCTGAGGGACCAAATGCCTTACAATGGGATGGTACGAATCATGGAAAACCATTGGCATCTGATTCGTATTGGTATTTCATCGAATACATTGATCAGAAGGCTGTGATAAAACTTAAATATCAAGGGTATATCACAATAAAATCTCATTTTTAA
- a CDS encoding DUF4197 domain-containing protein, whose translation MKKIYFPIIASGIFLFSGCAELQTASQISGILNQVGGLSGLSNAQISSGLKEALNLGISEGILKLGQKDGFTNNALAKILLPQELQGVEKTLRSVGLGSLADQGLKLLNSAAEDAVVEAGPIFKNAIATMSFQDAAGILMGGDNAATQYLQTKTTAQLTAAFQPKVANSLGKVGADKVWSNIITKYNALAGKNINPDLNAYVTEQAVKGVFHMVAEKEAGIRNNPNLRTTQLLQQVFAVQDKK comes from the coding sequence ATGAAAAAAATATATTTCCCTATCATCGCTTCTGGAATATTTTTATTTTCTGGTTGTGCTGAATTACAAACAGCTTCTCAGATATCTGGAATCTTAAATCAAGTCGGAGGTTTAAGCGGATTATCCAATGCGCAAATCTCTTCGGGTTTAAAAGAAGCATTGAATTTAGGCATATCGGAAGGTATCTTAAAACTAGGACAGAAAGATGGCTTTACGAATAATGCTTTAGCAAAAATTTTATTACCCCAAGAATTACAAGGTGTAGAGAAAACGTTGCGCAGTGTTGGATTAGGAAGTTTAGCCGATCAAGGATTAAAATTATTAAATTCTGCCGCAGAAGATGCTGTTGTAGAAGCGGGTCCTATTTTTAAAAATGCCATTGCGACAATGTCTTTTCAAGATGCTGCCGGAATTTTAATGGGTGGTGATAATGCTGCAACGCAATACTTACAAACAAAAACGACTGCTCAATTAACTGCAGCGTTCCAACCAAAAGTAGCTAATTCATTAGGTAAAGTTGGAGCAGATAAAGTATGGTCGAACATTATTACAAAATATAATGCATTAGCAGGTAAAAATATTAATCCAGACTTAAATGCATATGTCACTGAACAAGCAGTGAAAGGTGTATTTCATATGGTTGCCGAAAAAGAAGCAGGTATTCGTAACAATCCAAATTTACGAACAACGCAATTGTTGCAACAAGTTTTTGCCGTACAAGATAAAAAATAA
- a CDS encoding substrate-binding domain-containing protein — translation MVKNKLLLIGCLLALACTPFSCSKKEEVKAEESKTKGIEKPLHTYGKLKVTADPSYKNVLKALTSIYTLEYPEVEFEFDYKIEELAIKDLYEGKTNFAVVSKPLTKEQETYLFNKTKILFKSSPIGMDATVFITSVNNPLDSIHLNEIKENVYNENGTMRMVFDYPNSANFNTLNDKLGITPPKGQSINALKSAENVIDFVQKDQHAIGIIGLNTLSDTDNPKVQEYLKKVKILKVVDAKGNVYAPTNPNLRNGLYPFYRLIYFLKNEKGFGIAAGFTRFTGSQQGQLIILKENLQPYYLYKREVQLNSQSLQPQEIKAK, via the coding sequence ATGGTGAAAAATAAATTACTTCTTATTGGATGCTTACTTGCATTGGCTTGTACTCCATTTTCTTGTTCAAAAAAAGAAGAAGTTAAAGCAGAAGAAAGTAAAACAAAAGGGATAGAGAAACCTCTACATACCTACGGGAAATTAAAAGTAACAGCAGATCCATCATACAAAAACGTCTTAAAAGCATTAACTTCAATTTACACCCTTGAATATCCTGAAGTGGAATTTGAATTTGATTATAAAATTGAAGAATTAGCCATCAAAGACTTATATGAAGGTAAAACCAATTTTGCTGTTGTGAGTAAACCACTTACGAAAGAGCAAGAAACATATTTGTTTAACAAAACAAAAATCCTTTTTAAATCATCACCCATCGGTATGGATGCAACGGTATTCATCACGTCGGTTAATAATCCGTTGGACTCAATACATTTAAACGAAATAAAAGAGAATGTTTACAATGAGAATGGAACGATGCGTATGGTTTTCGATTATCCAAATTCGGCCAATTTCAATACATTAAATGACAAATTGGGTATTACTCCCCCAAAAGGTCAATCCATCAATGCTTTAAAATCGGCAGAAAATGTAATTGATTTCGTTCAAAAAGATCAACATGCAATAGGAATTATTGGTTTAAATACGTTATCAGATACAGATAATCCTAAAGTTCAAGAATATTTAAAGAAAGTAAAAATCCTTAAAGTCGTAGATGCGAAAGGAAATGTATACGCACCCACAAATCCAAATTTAAGAAATGGTTTATACCCATTTTATCGTTTAATTTACTTCTTAAAGAATGAAAAAGGATTTGGTATCGCTGCGGGATTTACGCGTTTTACAGGATCTCAACAAGGACAATTGATTATTTTAAAAGAAAACTTGCAACCGTATTATTTATACAAGCGCGAAGTTCAATTGAATAGTCAGTCCCTTCAACCTCAAGAAATCAAAGCAAAATAA